In Carassius carassius chromosome 14, fCarCar2.1, whole genome shotgun sequence, the genomic stretch CagcaacagaataaaaaaaaagctatctGGTATCACATTATATGCAGCTGAACATCAGCACTCCGTTATAAATAAAGGCTTTGACCACTGACTCAAGACTTTTGACTGACTTTTGTATATAACTTAGCACCATGCCAGCTATCACATCTATATTAGTTGTGAGAAACAAGTTAAcaataggaaaaataaataactaaactatatagaaaaataaaaacaaaaatgtttttaagcctatctttaattgaaaaaaaaaacaaaaaactaaacctGTTCTCACTTCATTAAAACCATTTCATACAAATTAACTGAAAAGTAAAGAGTCCTAGAgagttacaaaaataaataaataaataaaaattaaacctaATATCTGACACTAGCCTTAAGTCAGTTGTGATAAAGACATTTTTTGAGGAGTTATAAAGTTATGAGGAGGTTCTGtagctaaatttaaataaataaatgcagctaaaTGTTCAATTGTTCTGGAGCTGCCCAAATTGTTTTGGGTATTACGTGGGGTGTTTGGGCAAGCGGTCTGgctgtgagggtgtgtgtggtcTTTACCAGGCTCACAGTAGAGTTAATTGGCAGAGGGCAGGGAATGGACCATTTTTTCACCACCACCTGTGTGAGAGATGAAAACATCAACATGGGAAAGAgatggagagggagagaaagaaagagaacaaaAACAACTTTCCACTACAGTAAAGAACAGCATGAAGATGAATGCGAGACTGCTGGTGTATCCCAGGAACCCTGAAGAGGAGATAGAAACCAGTgatacacactctctcacacgtaCAGAATTAccacagaaatacagaaaaaaactgacaTTCAGTCACTCACCAATCTTAGGAAGTAGAGCCAATGGCAACACTACAATTAGAGTCACTAAAATCAATAGTGTAACACCATCCTCAAACCACTTTCTAAGGACAGAAAACAAATTGCATGAAGAAAATGGCatttgatcagaaaaaaaaacatatccacccagggtcagtaagatttttttttttttttatcgttttgGTCTCTTAAGTTCAccaattccgttttttttttttaattaaatatattaaaaaatattactgttattattacttaatattattatgatttaaaataactttattttattatatttcatgtacagtatttatatttttaatgtaattcgtTCCTGTGATGAACCTTcataaatctttctaatatgctgatttgctgcttaattttttttattaccaatgttgaaaatatGGTACATTTTTCAGGaatttttgatgaatataaagcttAAAAGAACATCactaatttgaaatagaaatcttttgttaaaATGCCTATACTgtgttttttgatcaatttaatccactcttgctggataaaagtatcaatttctaCTGACCCCATACTTGAGTGTTTTAAACCCATGGATGTGGTATCAATCACAAATCACTTGTCTGCTTCCCAAATCAACCCTTAAAACATAGCAATTCTGGATATCCCCACATCTAATGCAAGAAATTCCTCCTCAGAGTCTCTCTCACTGTCCAAGTTTCCTGAATCAGTGCTCATTTTCCTACATTAATAAGACtgaggaaaaataaaatatttaaagagaGAACTGAGACTGATCTGATCATCATATTCAGAAGTCCATTTCCTTCCACTAACTCAGTGTAGACAAATTTCTTGCTATGAGTTTCATTTCCTTTGTTTTAATAAGATAAAAAAGCgcaaatgtaaagaaaaaacatttaaaatgataattataaattactaaatataataaataaatgataatactttttttattctatttattattttgtctcaATTATCTCTTTCATTTTGTACCACTGAAAAGTTTGGGAAcagtaagatattttaaagacatttatacttttattatattacttatatttGCATTGttcccaaaaaaataaatttcaactaaatgcagttcttttaactttttattctttaaaaaaaaatcctgaaaaaaatgtatcatggtctccacaaaaaaaaagaaaaaaaaagaaatgtgaatgtGTATTTGAACTGGGAGATGGAATCTTGAAcaggtttgtgtgtgagagagatcttGAGCTGATCTCCTGTGGTTCTGTCTTAACAACAGGGTGGTACTAGACAGCCTAACTGATCCACTTGAAGAAATGAAGATAAATTACTCCactgaaagaaaaatgttattttacagtaaatgacTAAAGTTTCAAGCGTTTATACTGTGGCCGCTTTGTGATTTTTGCTCCTCCCAGAGAGATGGAGTagagatgtttgtgtgtgtctgggtcTGGTCACAGTAATTGTGCTGGTAAAGGGGATCTTGGGAAGGCACAACTCTTGTTGGGTGGAACATATGTGCAAGATTTACATGAACGGACCTTTAATGCAAACCAGCTGCGTGGGGACGGGGCACAGTTGAACCACAGCTCAGATCAGCGGCTAATAAAATAATGACCGTTACATTCTTTACTCTGGAATATTtgctcttttctctctttctgaaaCTCGCTTAAAGTCAGAAAAGTGAGAGAAAAAGTGTTTTTCTGCCAGTCAGTGAATGACCTGGTGTGAAAGTGCCCTTCTATCTCTCTTCCTGAATCAGGTTTCTAATTTGACTTACAATGAATTCAAGATGTAAAACTTTTCACCTCCGATTTTGTGATATGTAATTAATATTTGTTGTGATAAACCATATGTACTACTACCACCTTTCAAATTTTGGGGGCGGTAAGATTTTTCAATGCTTTTAAAATAAGTCTTTTGtgcattgttttattaaaaatacggTTCAAAAAtcgattttaatacattttaaaatgtaatctatttctgtgatggcaaagctgatttttcttcacattactccagtcttcagtttcacatgatccttcagaaatcattctatatactgatttgctgctcaagtatttatatttatgattataaatgttgtgctgcttaatatgttagcatttatataaaatagaaatctttagcaacatcataattatttttgctgtcacttttaatcaatttaatgcacccttgctcaataaaagtttttaaaaaatcttactattAACTATTAAATAGCATTGTATCTTCCATTTTAGTCAGATTTTTTGTCTCTCAACTGACTGTAAACAAGACATTTTGTTGGTTACTTGGTTTCTGCTTTTTGATAATatcattttttacattaaatatgttCTGATTGGCTAATACTGTACAGtgagaacagaaaaaaattacatgacGCTGAAAACTTGCATTGACTGTACATTATCAGAATGACGTGTGAGGGTgtggtatatatttatttacccaGAAATCTCTGTGCTCATGAAGCCAGTGATGGCAGCAGGCATTTCAGACTTCAAGATAAACAAGTAGGTGGACATGGCTAGAGAAGGAGAACAAATGCACAAAATTCAAACCATTCCATGGACAGTAACACACAGTCTACTTAAAAACATACAGTAACCTCTGAGGTCAACATAATCTAAACTAACACTAACATGCAATAGCCACAAGTTCATCATATggtcacatatatacatacaaacacgGATGATTAACAGACAGTTGATTAAAGGATTGGCTTGTATCCAGATTGAAAACCTGACTGCAGCAAAACACTTgcgctcacacaaacacacagttgttGCCACTCTAAATTCTAGTGTGAAAGTGAGATGGATTTTGTGTCAAGTAGGTTTGGGAgattaatgataaacaaaattcTGTTTTAATGCTACTAAACACCACACAACACACATAATACTCACTACTGTTCACAGTGAATAGGAAGCAGTGTTCAGAGAAAGGCAGACAGAAAGAAAAgacagatttttatatatattattattcacttttatttttttttgtatagctgTTGTTTGCAGACCAACCTGCTAAGCTAAAAGTAATATATCCACCCAATAAAACATGTTGAAACAGAGCATGAAAGCAAAATAGAGGGGAGACTCTCTGTGTCAGGGTATGTAGTCATTCTAATTTCAGAGTCCAAAGGTTAAGTAGTATGACTTTAACCatataaacaattaaatacaaatgaaagtgaaaaccTCACCTCCAATGTTCTGAATGAGAATAGTACAGGCCACGAGAATCTGCTCAAAACAAGTGAAAAACACGCTTTATGGGAGTAAAAAGGTGCATTTTACTTCTATAGTGTATTCAGTTATGACGAATATGAAGGTAATGACAACAGACACAGTTAGTTTTTCATATAACAAAATGAAATATTGCAAAGCTTCAATACAGCTTAACTGCAGGGAATCTTCAGACAAACACAAAATCAGATAAATAAAGCATTGTGAGCTAGATATTAGATCAGTGATATTAACCAACCTTGCCAGGTCTGTTGAACGCTCTCTCCCCAAGAGCTTCATAAGAGTTGATGCCTAGCACACAAAAATGCAATAATGAGGCCTGGTTATAATGTATAATCATGAAAGGCCATTTCACAGTGTTACAAATTGCCAACAACTCCTCTGTCTGTCAGCAGAGATTTCTCAACTGATTTAGAGTTTATGAGAATAAGTGTAATTTTAGGATTACTGATATTCTAGTATAATTGTTTCCCCATTAAATTagtgtttaaattttttatttttcgttttcattttagttttagtaactttttttttctgtgtgcttTTAGTTAGTTTCAGTTTTGTTTAACTTTTAGTTTAGATTTGAGtcattttagttaactataataaccctggtgagGGTTCAAATAAACATAGCTGAAAGGTCAACAGGATTATGCAGGGTAATGAAGTAGTCAAAAATTAGTTGTTATTACCTGTCTTGTCACAGAGGAGCAGCAGGAGATGGATAGAATAAGCAGCTAAACTGGAGACCACCAGCAACAGAATActgagaggagaaaaaaacaagCTTAAATGACTGTTCTGTGTCAGATACTAGGGAGGCTCTATTGAAGGCATTTGTGGAATAATGTTTGTGTTATATAGTTTGCAATAACAATTTCAGCTTCTCCCAGATTCACTTCTATCCTTGTGTAAAAATGTCTGTTGAATGAAACATTTTTGCATGGCTCTGTTTATGTGTAAGGTATGCAAGTACCTTATTGGAACCACAGTTTTGCTTTAAAAAACTGAGGGTATCATCAAAACAATTTTCTGTtgtaatcagaggtgggtagtaacgagttacatttacttgagtaattttttgtggtaactaatacttttcggagtatatttaaagatgggtactttatactcttacttgagtaaatttttggggaaaaatctgtacttttacttcgttactgtgggcgacgctcctctcattactttatcttaatgcaataaatgttataaatgcttcagtttattccaaacgcgccgtctacttttctctgggcaatgagcgatgcccagtcgcgaatgattcattcttttgagtcaattctgttcaaaggcttgatcaaaccaattggcaaacgagtgaattggttcatgaatcagtttgaatgagtcgttcagttccctgtcgcgcgcgctgagcgtctgaagtggttcactcggagttgtgacgtttaagaacagaaagagcgttgaaaacgtggctggaactgcactgaattgaaagcaaatatgcaaaggctattatttgctagcgatggagatccttattagatgaacaccgcgcgtgctgtctactgttcaacaggtaataacttgggctacattcgattacagtacacgataccactgtgacattagtttgttgtacgtgtgtggcttataacagaggggagtcaagttgaatgcagcttccaaaagacaaaaatagccgattaagattttattaattttaatacaatcacaccatatcatcagctgctaaattcagatctgtgattgcttgctggcgctgagccagagacagacgcatttttacagcactgcgcattataaccaatcacacatgattcttttgagcttattaaagcattggccaatcagaggtgttccgatgagtcatcgctaaaatgccggtgcttccttcactcgctcactgactgaatacctctttctggcgaattctctcgtcagaaacaacaaagtgcagatgtgtgtacgaatctttaattaagatattgatttcacagtgttaacagtttcagtgatcttaatgggagtttctgagagtgattgaaatctagactgtcagtgaaaatgatttttaataatgtaaatgttatttgctctttctgaacaatgaaagattagtagcaatatttatatcatattaactttcaatgttaaattcacatttaatatgaagtcagtcgtattaaaaatatattatggcatgacacctatatctgttacttaagtaaacagacaaggttttataataaattacataaattggagtaaaggctgatgaaatatatacatttatacacgcacacatacattacatacattttatctatatatctaaataaaaataggctcagtatatatgacccaaagtaactagtaactaactactggagtagattttttatccgatactcttttactcttactcaagtaactattcaagactagtacttttacttttacttgagtaaatatttctagaagtacttttacttttacttgagtacagtttttgggtactctacccacctctggttgtaatcaacattatgccacaaaagTTGTCAACACAGTTGAACTTGAATTGAATCAGAAACACCACGTTTGTGTACCTGAATCCGATGATGCCCGTATTGGCCATAGCATAAGAGAGACCCAGGATGCCACTACCCATGATGGCATTCATCAGATTAAAGGCAGAGGACCAGAAGGATGCCCCTCTAGACTGAGCACCCTGTGAGGAAGATAAAGAGACTAGGAATTACACAACAACATGATTCTAGACGTTATGCAATAGAAAAAGTATCCAAAATGAATGTCATTACGAGTGTCATCAAGTTACCGAAAGCACAAAGAGAAGTGAAATCTTTGCGAAGACAAAAAAAACTGCATAAGATCAACATGTGATAAAGTTACAATTATTAGAAAGCACGAGGCAGCAAATGACATAAAACACATACATCTATCCATTTCCACTGAAAACATTAGAACACAGCCTTATGGTTTTAGAGGAACGCCAAAtatgtttaatttgtaaatactAGTACAGCACTGCATGTAGAATTTACACTGGTGAAgactaaatgtacattaatttaCTGTGACATgtctaatatttctttttttacgcCTCGGTAAAGCACTTTGTAAGTATTGTTTAgtgaatattttgtaaattctgtGCTATACAAATCAACTTCGTCTAGCTGGGATGTTAATTAATGTTAAGCCTTAGCTTAGCAATATGTTaatttgataaaagggacaactTTCGTTCAATgacaattgttgttgttgttcttcttattattattattaataatgtaacgTTAATCAGGAAACGACAGGCTGTAATTTACCTGTGCTAAGAGCGGTCTGCTTTCCTCTCCGATGGGCTCATACTCACTCcccgtctgcacgctacagtttGCGTCGTTTTTCCACATGTTCTGCCGTTTAGTTTACTCTTATGAACAACCACAACCTCTCTGCTCTCTTGGACACCAGCGAGGGCGTCAATTCATGTGTCCCGCTCTTATACCACCGGTTCCAAAAGAGACTCTTGTAACCGTAAACATCTATAGTCACGTGATAAAAAACGTCACATGTCCGTTTTATCTCACGTCACAGACCAATCACAAGCCGAAGACTCGGTCGCTTAGAAATGACGTACTGTAAAGCGTGTTTCTTATGGCTGCCGGCTGGAGAGGGTGAGCAGTTTAATTAGTTTATATTATAAATCTTTAAGTTATGTTTTGAATGTAATGAATTGCACGATTTAAGCTCTGTGGATAAGCAGATAAACTTGTAGGTTATTACCAAGTGTAGCAGTGCACCTCTAGCAGTCTGTTGCTAAAATGTGCACTTATTTAAATACTGAATTAACGAAAAGGTTGCAAATTATTCTTTTTGTCTAATTAGACACTtttttaatttctctctctctctctctctctctctctctctctctctctctcacacacacactaacagatCTGGCAGACTTTTGTTCCTGTTGCAGAAACATCGCAGTTGTGTCTCTCAGTTTCATAAAGTAAACCAATTTGCAAGAATTTCTCTCCAGTTCTCTACTCTAGTCCAGTCTCAGAAAGCCATGACTGACCAATCACAGACTGATCTGGGGCTCTACAAGCCCCCTTCGACAGTCCGGGGCATGACAGACCTGGACCGAGCAGCTTTTAGTCAGACAGTCAGCGTGCCTGCCATACGGATACCAACCAGTGTTCTCAACAAAGTGGTGAAGAGTTTAAAGAAAGTGGCACTACAGAGGCCAGGACTCAAACGGGTTGTTGAGGAACACAGTGAAGATGGGAATAAAGACCTTAGTGAAGGAGAACATCGGCTGCTGCTATTGGACCCAAACAGAATTACATCTGCTGATTCGTTTGGCAGTGAGGAGGCAGAAGCTCTGAAAGCGTATGGGGTGCCTCAGGAGATCCAGAAGTATGAACTGCAGCTCACTTATGAGAACCTTAAGAGTGAGGAGATACTGCGAGCTGTACTTCCTGAAGGACAGGATGTGACATCAGGATTTAGTAGAGTGGGCCACATCGCTCACATGAACCTGAGAGACCACCAGCTCCCCTACAGAAAACTGATTGGTGAGAAGATAattgataaatgaataaatcagctTCTATTATTGTTTACTTgccttcatgtcatttcaaacctgtatgcattttgttgttctgtgaaacacaaaaagagatatttagaaattaaaaatCAGTGGGGTCCAATTTTGTTGCCAATACTGAAGAATGAATGTCATTACAGGTTTGGATGggtgttattttagaattatttataaactattttagtttttttttaaatgcatactatcttttgatgtttaaaactttttatttagactttttgtttttttccaggtCAAGTCATCATAGATAAGAACCCAGGAATTACTTGTGTGGTTAACAAGACCAACACCATTGATTCCACTTATAGAAACTTCCTAATGGAAGTTTTAGCAGGAGAGAGTAACATGGTAGCAAAAGTGAGTTCATCTTATATAAACAGTCAGCATATTCAGTTAAGTCAGTTTTCAAAGATACATCTGTCTGTAATCTACATTAATTCCTCTGTCAGGTACGTGAGAATGGTGTGTTTTACGAATTTGATTTCTCTCGTGTGTACTGGAACCCTCGACTGAGCACCGAACACGAGCGCATCGTTTCCCTTCTTCAGCGTGGCGATACTGTAGTGGATGTTTTTGCCGGGGTTGGTCCATTCGCGATCCCAGCGGCCCGTCGAGGCTGCGAGGTCCTCGCTAACGACTTAAACCCAGAGTCCTTCCGTTGGCTCCAGCACAATGCTAAACTCAACAAGGTTGACCGAAAAATAACATCATTTAACATGGA encodes the following:
- the trmt5 gene encoding tRNA (guanine(37)-N1)-methyltransferase, which encodes MAAGWRGSGRLLFLLQKHRSCVSQFHKVNQFARISLQFSTLVQSQKAMTDQSQTDLGLYKPPSTVRGMTDLDRAAFSQTVSVPAIRIPTSVLNKVVKSLKKVALQRPGLKRVVEEHSEDGNKDLSEGEHRLLLLDPNRITSADSFGSEEAEALKAYGVPQEIQKYELQLTYENLKSEEILRAVLPEGQDVTSGFSRVGHIAHMNLRDHQLPYRKLIGQVIIDKNPGITCVVNKTNTIDSTYRNFLMEVLAGESNMVAKVRENGVFYEFDFSRVYWNPRLSTEHERIVSLLQRGDTVVDVFAGVGPFAIPAARRGCEVLANDLNPESFRWLQHNAKLNKVDRKITSFNMDGRDFIQGPVQERLPALMKGSQKIHVVMNLPALALEFLDAFRGLLGPEPDQSLDNLPQVHCYGFSKEDDAQRDVVERAEVSLKTSLQGQCSVHLVRNVAPNKEMMCVSFTLPRGVLYSTHTQDSDVLEEPNPKKQKCEDPTD